One Apis cerana isolate GH-2021 linkage group LG16, AcerK_1.0, whole genome shotgun sequence DNA segment encodes these proteins:
- the LOC108000489 gene encoding poly(ADP-ribose) glycohydrolase isoform X2, with amino-acid sequence MSDPGLSLDEETLSPDIFNDVDNMTNNPVNSDDSSSMLVDVTEPEPVDDVPEWKGVNMDEIHKGLGIYDCQELPPICPSSSHIVLISLPLPARGTPKPYPTYQVEKWCQDYVRMPHSKHSVYPIDENGTKRCRNRWEIIQESLLQNFISTHQLENAILSYNHIYAQRWDFTALHHFFSEVLDEEEANIFFEVLMPKMVQLALQLPVLVTGSVPLLKRHTNGAISLSQLQIASLLANAFFCTFPRRNSTNPQSEYGKYPYINFNRLFSAYKEGKWNKCESVMEKMKCIFHYFRRVTSKAPEGVVTIQRRYIPKSDCPKWDEQVQKLLPLHITSKGTIETEGTGFLQVDFANKYVGGGVLGLGCVQEEIRFVICPELMVTMLVTEELDDTEALIVSGIERYSKYKGYSNTFKWVGDYVDETPKDSSGRRLTSIVAIDALYFTHTQSQFNINNITRELNKAYVGFVGCEGNKNNLPAVATGNWGCGAFRGNPKLKVLLQLMAAAVAGRSMVYFTFGDTNLRDAIAEMYMHFVKHEINIAHIFSLLVQYQEFASTGNLDFYRFLYNRSKVKSFTHLNTNIHTKISITKEILKKSKSINNGEKRSFQLDTKKYPEMEEEKIQGWLTNIDEDINSKRKTEILKEEYIDTKRIVEKEQIQSKDNIKKKEGQIYDRDSIEKKRKQSLWKVSEDTTQTKTIQECRLSGLELLDTKQDLISQYSDSGCSDSTKDESHQSMKTSTDTHNTYKLIQTLGENSIVPNKNESPTKKSGQRKISDFFQRTN; translated from the exons ATGTCGGATCCCGGATTGTCGCTTGATGAGGAAACGCTCTCTCCAGATATCTTCAACGATGTAGATAATATGACAAATAATCCTGTAAATTCTGATGATT CAAGTTCAATGTTAGTTGATGTTACTGAACCAGAACCTGTGGATGATGTACCTGAATGGAAAGGTGTGAACATGGATGAAATACATAAAGGTTTAGGTATATATGATTGTCAAGAATTACCACCTATTTGTCCATCTTCATCTCATATAGTATTAATATCg tTACCATTACCAGCACGTGGAACACCAAAACCATATCCTACATATCAAGTAGAAAAATGGTGTCAGGATTATGTTAGAATGCCACATTCAAAACATAGTGTATATCCAATAGATGAG aatggAACTAAGCGTTGTCGAAACAGATGGGAAATAATACAGGAATCTttacttcaaaattttatttcaacccATCAACTAGAAAATGCAATACTttcttataatcatatatatgcaCAACGTTGGGATTTTACTGcacttcatcattttttttctgag GTACTTGATGAAGAAgaagcaaatattttctttgaagtATTAATGCCAAAAATGGTTCAGCTTGCTTTGCAACTTCCTGTTTTGGTAACAGGTTCAGTGCCTCTTTTAAAACGCCACACTAATGGTGCAATAAGTCTTAGCCAGTTACAAATTGCCTCTTTACTAGCTAATgcatttttttgtacatttccAAGACGTAATTCAACTAATCCACAGTCTGAATATGGAAAATACCCATACATCAATTTCAATAG gTTATTTTCAGCatataaagaaggaaaatggAATAAGTGTGAATCTgtaatggaaaaaatgaaatgtatatttcattattttcgcaGAGTAACATCTAAAG CCCCAGAAGGTGTAGTAACAATTCAACGACGATATATTCCTAAATCCGATTGTCCAAAATGGGATGAACAAGTACAGAAATTGCTACCTTTACATATTACAAGTAAAGGAACAATAGAAACAGAAGGAACTGGATTTTTGCAAGTGGATTTTGCTaacaa atATGTAGGTGGTGGTGTTCTTGGGTTAGGATGTGTACAAGAAGAAATAAGATTTGTTATTTGTCCTGAATTAATGGTGACAATGCTTGTTACGGAAGAATTAGATGATACTGAAGCATTAATTGTTAGTGGTATTGAaagatatagtaaatataaaggTTATAGTAACACTTTTAAATGGGTTGGAGATTATGTTGACGAAACACCTAAAGATAGTAGTGGAAGACGATTAACATCTATTGTTGCAATAGATGCTCTTTATTTTACACATACGCAATCGCAAttcaacataaataatataacaagagAACTTAATaag gcaTATGTAGGATTTGTTGGTTGTGAAGGTAACAAGAACAATCTTCCTGCTGTTGCAACTGGAAACTGGGGATGTGGTGCATTTCGTGGAAATCCAAAACTGAaagttttattacaattaatggCTGCAGCTGTAGCAGGTCGATCAATggtttattttacttttggGGATACAAATTTACGAGATGCTATTGCTGAAATGTATATGCACTTCgtaaaacatgaaataaatatag ctcatattttttcattgttggTGCAGTATCAAGAATTTGCTTCAACAGGAAACTtagatttttatcgttttttgtaTAATCGTAGTAAAGTAAAATCATTTAcacatttaaatacaaatattcatacaaaaatctctataacaaaagaaattttgaaaaaaagtaaaagcatTAACAATGGAGAAAAAAGATCTTTTCAGTTAGATACCAAAAAATATCctgaaatggaagaagaaaaaatacaaggTTGGTTAACTAATATTGATGAagatattaatagtaaaagaaaaacggagattttaaaagaagaatatatagaCACTAAAAGAATTGTGGAAAAAGAACAGATTCAaagtaaagataatataaagaaaaaagaaggacaaATTTATGATAGAGATAgcatagagaaaaaaagaaagcagtCTTTATGGAAAGTTTCAGAGGATACAACACAGACTAAAACGATTCAAGAATGCCGATTATCAggtttagaattattagataCAAAACAAGATCTTATTTCACAATATTCGGATAGTGGTTGCAGTGATTCAACCAAAGATGAAAGTCATCAATCAATGAAGACTTCTACAGATACACATAATACatacaaattaattcaaactttAGGTGAAAACTCTATAgttccaaataaaaatgaatcacCAACTAAAAAATCtggacaaagaaaaatttcagatttttttcaacgaacaaattaa
- the LOC108000489 gene encoding poly(ADP-ribose) glycohydrolase isoform X3: MYFFNTASSMLVDVTEPEPVDDVPEWKGVNMDEIHKGLGIYDCQELPPICPSSSHIVLISLPLPARGTPKPYPTYQVEKWCQDYVRMPHSKHSVYPIDENGTKRCRNRWEIIQESLLQNFISTHQLENAILSYNHIYAQRWDFTALHHFFSEVLDEEEANIFFEVLMPKMVQLALQLPVLVTGSVPLLKRHTNGAISLSQLQIASLLANAFFCTFPRRNSTNPQSEYGKYPYINFNRLFSAYKEGKWNKCESVMEKMKCIFHYFRRVTSKGGAAPEGVVTIQRRYIPKSDCPKWDEQVQKLLPLHITSKGTIETEGTGFLQVDFANKYVGGGVLGLGCVQEEIRFVICPELMVTMLVTEELDDTEALIVSGIERYSKYKGYSNTFKWVGDYVDETPKDSSGRRLTSIVAIDALYFTHTQSQFNINNITRELNKAYVGFVGCEGNKNNLPAVATGNWGCGAFRGNPKLKVLLQLMAAAVAGRSMVYFTFGDTNLRDAIAEMYMHFVKHEINIAHIFSLLVQYQEFASTGNLDFYRFLYNRSKVKSFTHLNTNIHTKISITKEILKKSKSINNGEKRSFQLDTKKYPEMEEEKIQGWLTNIDEDINSKRKTEILKEEYIDTKRIVEKEQIQSKDNIKKKEGQIYDRDSIEKKRKQSLWKVSEDTTQTKTIQECRLSGLELLDTKQDLISQYSDSGCSDSTKDESHQSMKTSTDTHNTYKLIQTLGENSIVPNKNESPTKKSGQRKISDFFQRTN; encoded by the exons ATGTACTTCTTCAACACAG CAAGTTCAATGTTAGTTGATGTTACTGAACCAGAACCTGTGGATGATGTACCTGAATGGAAAGGTGTGAACATGGATGAAATACATAAAGGTTTAGGTATATATGATTGTCAAGAATTACCACCTATTTGTCCATCTTCATCTCATATAGTATTAATATCg tTACCATTACCAGCACGTGGAACACCAAAACCATATCCTACATATCAAGTAGAAAAATGGTGTCAGGATTATGTTAGAATGCCACATTCAAAACATAGTGTATATCCAATAGATGAG aatggAACTAAGCGTTGTCGAAACAGATGGGAAATAATACAGGAATCTttacttcaaaattttatttcaacccATCAACTAGAAAATGCAATACTttcttataatcatatatatgcaCAACGTTGGGATTTTACTGcacttcatcattttttttctgag GTACTTGATGAAGAAgaagcaaatattttctttgaagtATTAATGCCAAAAATGGTTCAGCTTGCTTTGCAACTTCCTGTTTTGGTAACAGGTTCAGTGCCTCTTTTAAAACGCCACACTAATGGTGCAATAAGTCTTAGCCAGTTACAAATTGCCTCTTTACTAGCTAATgcatttttttgtacatttccAAGACGTAATTCAACTAATCCACAGTCTGAATATGGAAAATACCCATACATCAATTTCAATAG gTTATTTTCAGCatataaagaaggaaaatggAATAAGTGTGAATCTgtaatggaaaaaatgaaatgtatatttcattattttcgcaGAGTAACATCTAAAGGTGG AGCAGCCCCAGAAGGTGTAGTAACAATTCAACGACGATATATTCCTAAATCCGATTGTCCAAAATGGGATGAACAAGTACAGAAATTGCTACCTTTACATATTACAAGTAAAGGAACAATAGAAACAGAAGGAACTGGATTTTTGCAAGTGGATTTTGCTaacaa atATGTAGGTGGTGGTGTTCTTGGGTTAGGATGTGTACAAGAAGAAATAAGATTTGTTATTTGTCCTGAATTAATGGTGACAATGCTTGTTACGGAAGAATTAGATGATACTGAAGCATTAATTGTTAGTGGTATTGAaagatatagtaaatataaaggTTATAGTAACACTTTTAAATGGGTTGGAGATTATGTTGACGAAACACCTAAAGATAGTAGTGGAAGACGATTAACATCTATTGTTGCAATAGATGCTCTTTATTTTACACATACGCAATCGCAAttcaacataaataatataacaagagAACTTAATaag gcaTATGTAGGATTTGTTGGTTGTGAAGGTAACAAGAACAATCTTCCTGCTGTTGCAACTGGAAACTGGGGATGTGGTGCATTTCGTGGAAATCCAAAACTGAaagttttattacaattaatggCTGCAGCTGTAGCAGGTCGATCAATggtttattttacttttggGGATACAAATTTACGAGATGCTATTGCTGAAATGTATATGCACTTCgtaaaacatgaaataaatatag ctcatattttttcattgttggTGCAGTATCAAGAATTTGCTTCAACAGGAAACTtagatttttatcgttttttgtaTAATCGTAGTAAAGTAAAATCATTTAcacatttaaatacaaatattcatacaaaaatctctataacaaaagaaattttgaaaaaaagtaaaagcatTAACAATGGAGAAAAAAGATCTTTTCAGTTAGATACCAAAAAATATCctgaaatggaagaagaaaaaatacaaggTTGGTTAACTAATATTGATGAagatattaatagtaaaagaaaaacggagattttaaaagaagaatatatagaCACTAAAAGAATTGTGGAAAAAGAACAGATTCAaagtaaagataatataaagaaaaaagaaggacaaATTTATGATAGAGATAgcatagagaaaaaaagaaagcagtCTTTATGGAAAGTTTCAGAGGATACAACACAGACTAAAACGATTCAAGAATGCCGATTATCAggtttagaattattagataCAAAACAAGATCTTATTTCACAATATTCGGATAGTGGTTGCAGTGATTCAACCAAAGATGAAAGTCATCAATCAATGAAGACTTCTACAGATACACATAATACatacaaattaattcaaactttAGGTGAAAACTCTATAgttccaaataaaaatgaatcacCAACTAAAAAATCtggacaaagaaaaatttcagatttttttcaacgaacaaattaa
- the LOC108000489 gene encoding poly(ADP-ribose) glycohydrolase isoform X1: MSDPGLSLDEETLSPDIFNDVDNMTNNPVNSDDSSSMLVDVTEPEPVDDVPEWKGVNMDEIHKGLGIYDCQELPPICPSSSHIVLISLPLPARGTPKPYPTYQVEKWCQDYVRMPHSKHSVYPIDENGTKRCRNRWEIIQESLLQNFISTHQLENAILSYNHIYAQRWDFTALHHFFSEVLDEEEANIFFEVLMPKMVQLALQLPVLVTGSVPLLKRHTNGAISLSQLQIASLLANAFFCTFPRRNSTNPQSEYGKYPYINFNRLFSAYKEGKWNKCESVMEKMKCIFHYFRRVTSKGGAAPEGVVTIQRRYIPKSDCPKWDEQVQKLLPLHITSKGTIETEGTGFLQVDFANKYVGGGVLGLGCVQEEIRFVICPELMVTMLVTEELDDTEALIVSGIERYSKYKGYSNTFKWVGDYVDETPKDSSGRRLTSIVAIDALYFTHTQSQFNINNITRELNKAYVGFVGCEGNKNNLPAVATGNWGCGAFRGNPKLKVLLQLMAAAVAGRSMVYFTFGDTNLRDAIAEMYMHFVKHEINIAHIFSLLVQYQEFASTGNLDFYRFLYNRSKVKSFTHLNTNIHTKISITKEILKKSKSINNGEKRSFQLDTKKYPEMEEEKIQGWLTNIDEDINSKRKTEILKEEYIDTKRIVEKEQIQSKDNIKKKEGQIYDRDSIEKKRKQSLWKVSEDTTQTKTIQECRLSGLELLDTKQDLISQYSDSGCSDSTKDESHQSMKTSTDTHNTYKLIQTLGENSIVPNKNESPTKKSGQRKISDFFQRTN; encoded by the exons ATGTCGGATCCCGGATTGTCGCTTGATGAGGAAACGCTCTCTCCAGATATCTTCAACGATGTAGATAATATGACAAATAATCCTGTAAATTCTGATGATT CAAGTTCAATGTTAGTTGATGTTACTGAACCAGAACCTGTGGATGATGTACCTGAATGGAAAGGTGTGAACATGGATGAAATACATAAAGGTTTAGGTATATATGATTGTCAAGAATTACCACCTATTTGTCCATCTTCATCTCATATAGTATTAATATCg tTACCATTACCAGCACGTGGAACACCAAAACCATATCCTACATATCAAGTAGAAAAATGGTGTCAGGATTATGTTAGAATGCCACATTCAAAACATAGTGTATATCCAATAGATGAG aatggAACTAAGCGTTGTCGAAACAGATGGGAAATAATACAGGAATCTttacttcaaaattttatttcaacccATCAACTAGAAAATGCAATACTttcttataatcatatatatgcaCAACGTTGGGATTTTACTGcacttcatcattttttttctgag GTACTTGATGAAGAAgaagcaaatattttctttgaagtATTAATGCCAAAAATGGTTCAGCTTGCTTTGCAACTTCCTGTTTTGGTAACAGGTTCAGTGCCTCTTTTAAAACGCCACACTAATGGTGCAATAAGTCTTAGCCAGTTACAAATTGCCTCTTTACTAGCTAATgcatttttttgtacatttccAAGACGTAATTCAACTAATCCACAGTCTGAATATGGAAAATACCCATACATCAATTTCAATAG gTTATTTTCAGCatataaagaaggaaaatggAATAAGTGTGAATCTgtaatggaaaaaatgaaatgtatatttcattattttcgcaGAGTAACATCTAAAGGTGG AGCAGCCCCAGAAGGTGTAGTAACAATTCAACGACGATATATTCCTAAATCCGATTGTCCAAAATGGGATGAACAAGTACAGAAATTGCTACCTTTACATATTACAAGTAAAGGAACAATAGAAACAGAAGGAACTGGATTTTTGCAAGTGGATTTTGCTaacaa atATGTAGGTGGTGGTGTTCTTGGGTTAGGATGTGTACAAGAAGAAATAAGATTTGTTATTTGTCCTGAATTAATGGTGACAATGCTTGTTACGGAAGAATTAGATGATACTGAAGCATTAATTGTTAGTGGTATTGAaagatatagtaaatataaaggTTATAGTAACACTTTTAAATGGGTTGGAGATTATGTTGACGAAACACCTAAAGATAGTAGTGGAAGACGATTAACATCTATTGTTGCAATAGATGCTCTTTATTTTACACATACGCAATCGCAAttcaacataaataatataacaagagAACTTAATaag gcaTATGTAGGATTTGTTGGTTGTGAAGGTAACAAGAACAATCTTCCTGCTGTTGCAACTGGAAACTGGGGATGTGGTGCATTTCGTGGAAATCCAAAACTGAaagttttattacaattaatggCTGCAGCTGTAGCAGGTCGATCAATggtttattttacttttggGGATACAAATTTACGAGATGCTATTGCTGAAATGTATATGCACTTCgtaaaacatgaaataaatatag ctcatattttttcattgttggTGCAGTATCAAGAATTTGCTTCAACAGGAAACTtagatttttatcgttttttgtaTAATCGTAGTAAAGTAAAATCATTTAcacatttaaatacaaatattcatacaaaaatctctataacaaaagaaattttgaaaaaaagtaaaagcatTAACAATGGAGAAAAAAGATCTTTTCAGTTAGATACCAAAAAATATCctgaaatggaagaagaaaaaatacaaggTTGGTTAACTAATATTGATGAagatattaatagtaaaagaaaaacggagattttaaaagaagaatatatagaCACTAAAAGAATTGTGGAAAAAGAACAGATTCAaagtaaagataatataaagaaaaaagaaggacaaATTTATGATAGAGATAgcatagagaaaaaaagaaagcagtCTTTATGGAAAGTTTCAGAGGATACAACACAGACTAAAACGATTCAAGAATGCCGATTATCAggtttagaattattagataCAAAACAAGATCTTATTTCACAATATTCGGATAGTGGTTGCAGTGATTCAACCAAAGATGAAAGTCATCAATCAATGAAGACTTCTACAGATACACATAATACatacaaattaattcaaactttAGGTGAAAACTCTATAgttccaaataaaaatgaatcacCAACTAAAAAATCtggacaaagaaaaatttcagatttttttcaacgaacaaattaa